The Manduca sexta isolate Smith_Timp_Sample1 chromosome 9, JHU_Msex_v1.0, whole genome shotgun sequence genome segment taatacaggcctgatattattactattaagaaattttaacaatatgaGTTCTGGGGCCATAGCCAAGTTGCCTTTCGACAATTGTTAacctaacgttatgtatgagtGATAAATCCGAACGATGGACTTGTCGTTAGGTTATGCcatttctatacattttatcTTCTTTATACTGGCGTCAATGATTGCAGAGAGCTATCTTGGTTCGGTCTCACTATTatcaagcaaaaataaaatcacgcctttatcccaaaAAGTGTAGGTGAGGGAGCAACTAGGACACTCACTTTTCGGCATATGaattccgacccatgatgtgataggatgcttgcttatcgccatatcaggaacaaattccagactgcgaGTAGACTAATTAGCTGACTTTGAATTAGAACtcgagacctcagagcggtgtttTGTCCATATTATAATCCTTTTGCTGAAAACTGTATTACTGACAGCGTGTTTGAGGTTGGCACAGTTCACATACGATTTTTCTTCACGATACACTTCCTTTCCGTCGGGATACTTTGTGGCATTCCCGACTACGTTTTTAGTGTACCTATCATATACATTATATCAGATTTGTGTTCTTATAGGACTGATAGAGAGACTTTCCCTGCCCTCAGactcaccactacaactcctgtaagacAGGattagcagtggcacgcattttatgacattcTTATAGGGCTAGGAAAAAAAGATTCGCTGAACGTATATCTTATGATAAAGAATGCTATATCATGTccaaaatcaaatcaaataaataatctagtAGCCCTACCTGGGAATTGAACCAAAAGTCCACCAATGACAAAGACAGTTCAACAAAGCGATAATTGACCGTAATTATAGAAGCAGTTAAGCACTTTACATGCCAGAACAACAACATTAAGGCAATGAGAGATCATAAACCTTGAACCAATTTAGTGTTTCCTAAATTGTGCTTTTGGCATTGTGTAGAATGGTAATTTTTATCCCGTGAAACTGAATAGCGCCCTAGGGATAAATATCATCACAACGCGAAGCAGGGACGACATTACCTCATGTTACATAAACATGTCACATTTCGGCAAGGTCTAATCCGTTGTTGTTGGGGAGCAAGTCCTTTTgacttgtattattataaagattacTTTAGAGAAACACTTTCATGTCGATGAAAGAAATCTTTAAATTGAATTAGATAAAGTCAAATGctatagcaaaaaaaaacaaatcctgcgacttttattaagtcatctgtccacctcgtgggtggacgttcGACGTTACGCTTGCCACTTCGTGCCAGAAGCCCAGTCGTAGGAGGTTGCTgtatgcgggccgcttccaatagatcgatctggaaatctctGGGGGAGGTCCATGTTCAGTGGACGACATTCTGCGACTGATGATGATTAACCAAATTAGTGTTTTGTCTTTTTGActctaaaattattagaagTAAGGGAGAAAATGGCTAAATAGTGATTTATAGTTAAAACACTGACGGTcaaaatttattgctttttatgtttttatattaggaTAAATTGCAAAAGGGAAAGTtagtaacataaaaacaaacacttGTGTCAAAACGGAAAACCAAACGAATAATGGTCAATTTGTTACAATGTTAATCGATAGTTCCATTTAATTTACAAACGGGAATTCAGagcttagtaaaataaagtgaGTAAATTCATACGTGCTTTGAATGAAATGCGATCTGATTGCAATTTAGGGATTTGACAATCACTGGAAACAGGATTAAAATATCTTGATTtattcactggtggtaggtctctaataTGTAGTAGGGTAGGTACCAGagcctatttctgccgccatgcAGTGTGTAGTCTTTGTTGTGTTCCTACTTGCaaaaaattgtagccagtgtaactactggacataataagacttaacatctcatgtctcaggatggcgagcgcagtgtaataccaaacaatactttgtaatacaaggtgttggatggtgtgcCTACTGTtcatgagcggtcgtatcgctaccatcaggcgaatggcaagctcttAATAATAAACAGTATGATATATCTTCTTCTtactaaatatttctttttaggtCGAAGAAATCTTGAAAGGGTACTGTTAATAGCAAAGGGATCAGTTGAAGAAACAAAGAGAAGAATAGAGAGGTTGCTTACTGCCCGTGGTATGATACCTGAATTatgtttaaacaaaacattgGAAGAATTTGAAGATATTTGGGATGCGGTGTAAGTATAACAAACTTTATGAAAAACATGGAATTTGAACAACTGTTTACTTTGTGTCCTAAACATATATTAGGTATCTTATTTGACGAACAACGAAACAAAATGTCGACAAATGTCTACTTAATTATCAATTATATAAACGTTCACGTGAATTCGTTTTTCCGgggtaaatattttcctggaataaaaagcCTATCACATTCATGAGTAATgtggcttcctattagtgaaaaaaaatccaaaccaatttagtagttcctgagattagcgcaaacaaacgaactctttgtctttatatattagtataaattatatttggtgCGGATGAAAAGGACAAAGGATATATTGCTCGTTTCATAGGTTATTTCCACGACTTCTATCCAAACGTAATCAGCGGTTACTTACATTACTTCTAAGAAACAATTCGCGTTTCTAATACTAACAAGATAATTAGCAACTCGAAAATTTTCAGGAACTACGTCCCACTTCCAAAACTGAATCCTACTGATCGAACAAGAGTTATGGTGACACAATTTTCAGAGCAACATATGGataaatttactatattatCTTATTTGAGATACAACTTTTTGGTAAGTCGCTTTTTTTTTATCGGCATAGATCCTAGGTTTTTGAGGCGTATACATGTGGAATCACAACTCCATATTCgaattaattataagtaattataacaatatcagacctgtattatatactgtcccactgctaggcacgggactcctctacaactgagagagattaggtctCAGTCAACAACGCTAACTTAGTGCGAATagatagactttacacaccctcgaaattcctatagagaactttgcaggtttccttacgattttttccttcaccgttaaaacaagcgataagtcacaaagaatatacacatgattttagagaattcagaggtgtgtgcccttggtttttgaacctgcagacattggtctcagcagtccgttctacaaccaactaggctatcgcagctcgCCTATATTCGTATTAGCTATCATCATTATCTTAAACTTCTTAGATGGTATTAAACACGATGAGATGTCCTATAATTAGCTGTATAATTACAGGTTGGAGAATACAGAATAAACTTCGACTACACGCCAGcagaaagatttattttagatCTAAAGAATGTGCACATAGGTCATCTTAGCAAACTAAATCCGATCGTTATGAAGAAAGCAGAGGTTTTGTGTTCGGtaagttatatttgaatttatcttaatttgttacttactaacagcctttttaataatggattctaatctcaatcttcaatccgatgccgagaatgaaccaatcaaaataactcatttgtgaacatgtcaaaaactttgttctgattggtcaatttttgattATTGAAAACAGTTAAGACGTTCATTGCTGGACAGGATAGAAGTTTGTAGCTCGCCTATGTTGTTACTACAGTGGCTGTAAATTATAATGGTTGCTATTAGAGATGATAAAAATCTCAAACCATTGGCGGCCGTAGACACAATTATATCCGCCCGTTGAAATTggaaattagataaaaaaaatattttctttcccatgtgctaatccaggacatggtctcaCTGTAGGTCAAATTTCATTCAGATCCATTCTattgtttctatgttttaaaacattcaaacatttttacaaatgtataaaCTTAGTAAGATATGATTAAATTCTACTTTTCAGTTTcacataatgttatattaaaacaaattccaaatttcTACATAATTTTACAGGAAGGCATCGGAACAAAAATCAAAGGTATACACATACTAAACGCTCCAGCGTACATTGACAAGTTCGTATACCTTCTGAAGCAAGCTCTCAGAGAGAAAGTAGCTAACAGAGTCCACGTACATGATACTTACGAGGACTTACACAAACACATACCTAAAGAGATACTTCCGAAGGACTTTGGAGGCGATGAAATGTCGTGTGATAAACTAAATGGTAAGTAAAAAACTTGGTATCATGTTCAAATAGAGAAAAAAGTAACTCCTAGTTTTCTTAACGttgtgttaaaattaatatttgtgtaccTTGAATTTTTGTATATCTTAAACTAAGTACTAATTGCCAATACCAATTAATTGAGtagaatacataaaataaattactaacataattgttattctaattaaaataatgttaggtTGTTCCATGTTTacgaataaaacattataaataatttttaagtagtaattttgttcataattacgtttaatgattaaaatattattttgtcattgtTGTTTATGAGCTAACTCGGtaaatgtcaaattaaagtTTAGCTAAATTCAAggcaaaattttaacaaaataactttaCTCGTGTGTTTTCATTTCGAGGTACTACTAGACTTTGCTcccggcttcgtccgcgtgagggggttttccgggataaaatgtagcttataaccttcccaaggtcttaaactatcttaatactaaatttcataaaaatccgttcagtagattttgaaaaaatcgataacatacatacaaacggAAAATGGGACTtcgctttataatatgtatagataaatgtTACTCCACATCAAGtttttatcacagctttacACGATCTATAGCTCGCTTGCTTCTCAATTAGTCTTATACAAGACAGATGGATGTTTAAGCCACCGTGCTATCTAGCAGCTAAAGCTAGAATTTTCGTCTCGGATCGACGTATCAAGTCAGCTTATTACGGCCGAGTAAATCTGGCTCCCAGCCAAATATACACTCGATACTGATAGTCAATTAATTCAATAGTTAATACTTAGTATCCCCAATATTTAGGGGAATAATAGTTATTTCGTGAAGTAACATTGCATCGTAATGGCTAAAGGGTTTTGGGATGTAAAACATTGTAGAAACGCAGTTTATGGAAATAGGTTAATGGCTTGACAGTCAATATTAGGCCAAAAGAGAGTAgatgattaaaatttttaaataactgccAAGTAGCAGTATGTCGTCACTGTTGTTcgggtttgaagaacattgtagccagcgtaactacgggacataataagacttgacatctcatgtatcaggatagcgagcgcagtggaataccaaacaataccttgttATTGAAGGTGTAGGATGgcgtttccactgtttatgggcggtcgtatcgcttaccatcagacgaattctcgtcattaaaagcaataaaaaaaataaagatttttatgctTTATGTTATGTCCCtataaaataggtatataaaatattctatattttaatttggacaTGGTTACCAACTCACAAGATAATTTAAGTAGTCTTGCAATGTGATGAAAACAATGTtaggaattaatttaattgttttttagaGTTATGGAAGGAGACATTGAAAAGTGAAGAGTCTCAGAAAATAATAAGAGACACAGAAAAACTTGTAAGTGATGAGACGAAAAGACACGAATCCAAATTCAACGAGGAATATATGGGAATGCCTGGATCTTTCCGAAGATTGACTGTCGATTAATTGTTAATATAGGTgtgttataaagtataataataaagcatAACATTTGCACATAAAGTTCATGTTATTGAAACAATTGAaagagcatttttttatttgattttactcAAAAGTATAAGAAAACGAATCTGAAATCCACGCTTCATACAACTGTGTTCATTCTTTGTTGTTGAAAGGTTCTGTATTATAGAGGCTTCTCTCTGGCTTTGTGCGTCTTTTGAGACGATGCAATTATTGTCTGCTGAACTTGCACTTTATTTCGTGGCTATCTAAGCCAATTTTTGCACGACAATCTCTGCCGCACAAGTGACAAGGGATGCCTTCATTATTAGGTTCATAACGTTTCAACGTAGAATACGGCTATCTTTAGTCTAGTAGTTTTGGTTTATGTTTAAGTCTTATATGATTTACCTTGGTCTACAATTGTcaaaaactatattatgttCCTTAGTTTTCAATTACtgtatttataagatttttattagatttcttTGCAGTTTCTGTATCGAATACGAAAAACAGGTTTGGTCACGTTATTCttgctttattttaatagcaGGGCATtcgtgatttatttttgtaaataaatagtatctTGGGTATATTTAATTGATCTGCTTCCACGGGGAAAGGGGGGTTTGATAGTTTGGAAATAAGTCGttaataagcatttttttactGTCCgtgttttcattttcttttggCTTTTCAATAATCTCAAAATTACGTTCTTAGTTCCAAATATTccaatgtaatgtaaatattatttcagttaatTAACTTTGAATATTCATTTCGATTTGGTTAAGCTTGTACTGTTTATATAGATTTGTTCattgttcataatttttacaattttacaattcaTATAGTTTACATTTGAACTTTGTTATCAATATCCTGTGATCATTtccatgaaatattaaattgtcaatgaatttattatatctCGTTTTAGCTgcatgtgaaatattaaatatttttcatcggAAACACCCAAAAAAGTTGTTTCATTTCAATTGTGTCCTAGCTGGAAATTGTTAACGTCAGTTTTAAAGTGTATTTCCCAGACTTGGTTGAAAATACATTAGaaacctttattattataaattctactATAGCACATCTCGTTTCCAGAAAAGATTTTAAAACTCCCATCGGAATTTGAAGTGTTTCTCCTGTGCTCCTCAGAATTTGGGATTTTTTATAGCAATTgtgtgacgagacgagcatgctaatcgtctgatggtaagcgatgcaaCTACCTTAACAGGAGCATCTCCTTACggaactttaaattataatacagcaTGGCACTCCACTGCACTCTTCACTCTAAGACAAGATGTTAAGTGTCATAGATTTGCAAGAATTGAGAGAACTTTCTACTGTTATGGAAGATCTAGACTTTTCTTGTAACATCTAGATACACTACAAGATTGCTTAAAAACAGCAGCAACAGCTTtctcgaaatttaaatttaaaaccactACTTGAGTTTATACAGTTAGAGGATGTTAATTCCCAAAGTATTTAGTAAACTGGCTACAAAGTTCTTAAAATTAGAACACAACAATAGTTACACACTGCTGCAGAAATGGACAATGTGGTGGTACATACTCGAACTCACGTTGTTCTATGACCTATAACGGAGTAACACgtcataatactttataatatataaaataataatataataacagtcctgtattatatactgccccactgttgggcacgggcctcctctaacacTATGAGGGATTAGTCTTTGACCGACTCGCTGACCCAGCCTGGGtcggcagacttcacataccctgaaattcttatggagattctcagatatgcagctttcctcacgatgttttctttcattgttaaagaaacaaagaaaacacacatgattttagaaaagtcagaagtttGAGCCCTTggcttttgaacctgcagacattcgtctcggcagtccgtcccactcccaactaggctatcgctgcgtATTGTATGCTTGGATTTTATTACTCTTTTTATACTCAGAAATACGTCTGCAGCATGGCTcgaccaaattaaatttaaacactcGCGCCGTTTATCTTCAAAAGGGTAAACAGAGTGGCTACTAGTGCATCCCTTGACTGTTTGTATTCCATAGCGATAATAGGTAATATACCTATCATTAAATCGgatacaaatttcagactccaggctgatcatcatcattagccacataaagtccactgcggAAAATAGATCtgccccaaagatttccagagggacttgtcgaaagcggcctgcatccaacatGTTCCTGCGACatttccaggctgatactgggCTGAAAATCCGTCACTTAGGCCGATCCGgtaatcgaacccgagacctgagGGCGGAAGtcgtactgcgcacgcaataatacaccactgaggcagttgacataattttgtttgtgGGTGTTTATAATCATTGATGTTGAAAtgaccaaattatttttttataatcattgatGAATTACCTTCAAAtgaccaaattattttttttcctcttctcattataaaaaataatgtctctAGTGTATTCAGTCTCAAGGCCTGTAAATTACCTTTAGGCATAACCATTGTCttaataattagttaattttcttaattaattgaggttatacagggtgtttttcttttaagaaGTCAGTTCTGAGCATAGGCAATTAATTggtaatatttcaatatcatgACTATCCCGAATTGAATCCATATGTATGCCAGATTTAATCCAGATGTATTCCGGGGATACCTAGTCTATAAATTATGCAGTAAAAGTTTGGTGTAACACTAATAGGAATGTTACACTTTAATGTTGttagcttttttatattacgaacaGATTGTAAGACAAACGAAACCACTAAAAAAACcttgtaaatattatgaaatcctATGAGAAAAATATCAGATAATTAGGTTTGTAttaattctcaaaataaatatcccTTCTTTGATCTATAATATTTAGGTTATGAATTGTGAGGTTAAGGGTTCAATTCCTAGGTCAGGCAACAAAATAATTGCCTGGATTATCATTTGTGTCCGATATTATGCATTAAACCCGTCCTTGCTCTCATTATgggatataataaattaaagtaagtGCATTAActgcacctctgcctaacctTAGAGGGATAAaggtgaattatatttttatttttttagtaatatatcGTATATTTAATGACTAATACAGTAAGTTTATTTCCCGTATCATTAAAATGGCTAATCAAATCCTAacattatttaagaaatataaatcgAAATTCGTTTAGCCAtttaagtttcataaaataatcaCACATCATGCTGAACCTTGAATGTagtgattaataataattatcatatttataattagatccgactgtaatattttttttatgtcacattattatataatttacaccattgtcataaaatgtattaaaaacttACGCCTGTCTATTTGTACGTCTGGCTAAACCTATTTTGACAAGACTATTTGGTAGATAGATTTTTAAAACGTTATGtatgcttataataaaataatactagccTTGTATATTGTCACAATGCCGAGGGACgggtctcttctactactgagagggattagggcttagtaaaccacgctgtcctagtgtggattggcagacttcacataccttcgaaattattatagagaaattcttagttatgcaggtttcctcacgatgtttccttcaccgttaaaatggacgataaataataaacaatacaggACACATCACTTTCGAAGTTAGAATTGACcgacttgggatttgaacctgcagccTTTCGTTTTGATAGACTATTCCGTTcccaacttttttttttatacgagcactgcaaagtgaccccactattTTGCAAAtcgtttaatattaatgattgagttctgagataacaaacataaaaaaaagtcaaaatgaGAAGCActtccttatttaaaaaaaataaacgtcaaATTGAAGACCTCTTCCTTATTTAAAATcacatcaaaaaatatttttttctctgatatctctgaataaaatattataaacaatgaaCATATAAAAACTACTATCATTTTTGTCGCGAGTTAGTCGCGTTTACTTCGTCATGGAGGACgatatattaaaattccatCCAGACACAGTCACTGTTGTCAGGAAATGGAATAACCTGGAGAGACAAGAGGAGATAGATCAGTTAGTAGATTCCCTAAGGGATTGGCTGAAGAAGCAATATCATTTGACCAAGAAGgattattgtaagtaaatacattcattaaatatttttatgcaaataatgtAGACTGCATTAGTAGTGTTGCATTGCGC includes the following:
- the LOC115448090 gene encoding alpha-tocopherol transfer protein: MERPPHHPLVIVTEDDIKAIREIYNIGDENKINESLNAIQEWIQKEEHLVEASKYLSRRNLERVLLIAKGSVEETKRRIERLLTARGMIPELCLNKTLEEFEDIWDAVNYVPLPKLNPTDRTRVMVTQFSEQHMDKFTILSYLRYNFLVGEYRINFDYTPAERFILDLKNVHIGHLSKLNPIVMKKAEVLCSEGIGTKIKGIHILNAPAYIDKFVYLLKQALREKVANRVHVHDTYEDLHKHIPKEILPKDFGGDEMSCDKLNELWKETLKSEESQKIIRDTEKLVSDETKRHESKFNEEYMGMPGSFRRLTVD